The Mercurialis annua linkage group LG8, ddMerAnnu1.2, whole genome shotgun sequence genome window below encodes:
- the LOC126661018 gene encoding uncharacterized protein LOC126661018, with product MSNIDNIISRSEKFSSPRRIMSYPLNDMVNKSSEEYQRLTWDALRKSINGLVNKLNAANIKHLIPELFAENLVRGRGLFCRTCMKSQMASPAFTDVFAALVAVVNTKFPQIGDLLLRRVLLQLKRAYVRNDKPQLLAAVKFVAHLVNQLVAHEILALELLTVLLENPTDDSIEVAVSFVTECGSTLQDLSPKGFFGVFERFRGILHEGVIHKRVQYMVENLFAIRKSRFKGYPAVRSDLDLVEQEEQVTHEISLQDDNIDPEVNLDIFKVDPDFIENELKYEKLKKDILGEESDEEEEKIDEVGDDYDEQPMLIQDETETNLVDLRRTVYLTIMDSVSYEECGHKLLKIKLEPGQEMVICSMILDCCSQEKFYNRFYGLLGQRFCMIKQVYKDSFEECFVQQYSMIHRLETNKIRNVAMMFAHLLATDALSWRVLCYICLNEDDTTSSSRIFLKFLFQELSEHLGICGLNKRLTDPTMSNSFQSIFPKDNPKNTRFAINFFSSIGLGGITEDLRRYLKNMPQLIMQQQKPDSEFGDNASSLESESSSSESDAEYGSDSSSSSSGNARKRSKSCSNVRHNRRKLH from the coding sequence ATGAGTAACATTGATAACATTATTTCTCGATCCGAGAAGTTCAGTTCACCACGCAGGATTATGAGCTATCCGTTAAACGACATGGTAAATAAAAGCAGCGAGGAGTATCAGAGACTAACGTGGGATGCTCTTCGTAAGAGCATCAACGGCCTGGTAAACAAGCTTAATGCTGCAAACATTAAGCATTTAATCCCCGAATTGTTCGCGGAAAATCTAGTTAGAGGCCGAGGTCTCTTTTGCCGAACATGTATGAAATCTCAGATGGCTTCTCCGGCTTTCACTGATGTATTTGCGGCTTTAGTTGCTGTTGTTAATACGAAATTCCCGCAAATTGGTGATCTTTTATTGCGCCGAGTTCTCTTACAGCTTAAAAGAGCTTATGTGCGCAACGACAAGCCCCAACTGCTGGCTGCTGTGAAGTTCGTTGCACATCTAGTTAACCAGTTGGTGGCTCATGAGATTCTTGCGCTCGAACTACTAACAGTCTTGCTCGAGAATCCCACGGATGATAGCATTGAAGTGGCGGTCTCTTTTGTTACGGAGTGTGGCTCTACTCTCCAAGATTTGTCACCGAAAGGTTTCTTCGGAGTCTTTGAGCGCTTCCGGGGGATTCTTCATGAAGGAGTCATTCATAAGCGCGTCCAATATATGGTTGAGAACCTCTTTGCCATCCGAAAAAGCAGATTTAAAGGGTACCCGGCTGTTCGTTCTGATCTAGACCTTGTGGAGCAGGAGGAGCAGGTAACTCATGAGATCTCACTCCAAGATGACAACATTGATCCTGAGGTCAACCTTGATATTTTCAAGGTCGATCCTGACTTTATTGAAAACGAGCTGAAGtatgaaaaattaaagaaagaCATCCTCGGCGAGGAatctgatgaagaagaagaaaaaatagacGAAGTTGGTGATGATTATGATGAACAGCCGATGCTAATACAAGACGAGACTGAAACTAATCTTGTCGATTTGCGGAGGACTGTTTACCTAACCATTATGGACAGTGTATCGTACGAGGAGTGTGGCCATAAGTTACTCAAGATCAAACTCGAGCCAGGGCAAGAGATGGTGATATGCAGTATGATTTTGGACTGCTGCAGCCAAGAGAAATTTTACAACCGTTTTTATGGTCTATTGGGGCAAAGGTTTTGCATGATCAAACAAGTATACAAGGACAGTTTTGAGGAGTGCTTCGTTCAGCAATATTCAATGATACATCGATTAGAAACAAATAAGATACGAAATGTGGCAATGATGTTCGCCCATCTGCTTGCTACCGACGCTCTTTCTTGGCGTGTGTTATGCTACATATGCTTAAATGAAGATGACACGACTTCCTCATCTCGTATTTTCCTCAAGTTTCTATTCCAGGAGTTGTCGGAACATCTTGGTATTTGTGGTTTGAATAAGCGCCTTACAGATCCTACTATGAGCAACTCTTTTCAGTCTATCTTCCCCAAGGATAATCCCAAGAACACACGCTTTGCTATCAACTTCTTTTCGTCCATCGGCCTTGGTGGGATCACTGAAGATTTGCGCCGTTACTTGAAGAATATGCCGCAACTTATCATGCAACAGCAGAAACCTGACTCAGAATTTGGGGATAATGCTAGTTCATTAGAGTCAGAGAGTAGTAGCTCTGAATCCGATGCGGAATATGGCTCAGATTCTTCAAGTTCGAGTTCCGGCAATGCTAGAAAACGCAGTAAGAGTTGCAGCAATGTCAGGCACAATAGAAGGAAGCTACACTAA
- the LOC126659945 gene encoding pathogenesis-related thaumatin-like protein 3.5: MAFFRQFLIVTLVSLFILDSEAKIITLINKCNTTIWPGLQVLLARQESEFMKGGFELQPEQSMNITTPPLWEFFIWARTGCSFDSSGNGGCITGDCGENVRCSLQNQFPNPPFTMVTISLGQESDVYGVYLGSGFNVPISISPNGPGSDKYNSSSCTSDLTKNCPEELKVTFNGQVVACTSPCLAFNTPEFCCSDSDGQNNCKATKYTKVFKDLCPAATADNSEQNSNMCSGISQYLVSFCG, translated from the coding sequence ATGGCATTTTTCAGGCAATTTCTCATAGTAACCCTAGtttctttgtttattttagATTCTGAAGCCAAAATAATTACCCTGATAAACAAATGTAACACTACAATATGGCCTGGTTTACAAGTACTATTAGCCCGTCAGGAATCCGAATTTATGAAGGGCGGTTTCGAATTACAACCCGAACAATCAATGAACATTACGACCCCACCCTTATGGGAATTTTTCATATGGGCTCGTACCGGATGTTCATTTGACAGCTCCGGTAACGGAGGATGCATCACGGGCGATTGTGGCGAAAATGTCCGATGTtcgttacaaaatcaatttcCTAATCCTCCATTTACAATGGTAACTATTTCTCTAGGTCAGGAATCCGATGTTTACGGAGTTTATCTTGGTTCCGGGTTCAACGTTCCGATTTCAATTTCTCCTAACGGACCGGGTTCCGACAAGTACAACTCTTCGAGTTGTACTTCGGATTTGACCAAGAATTGTCCGGAGGAATTAAAGGTAACGTTTAACGGTCAGGTTGTTGCGTGTACAAGTCCGTGCCTTGCGTTTAACACGCCGGAATTTTGTTGCTCCGATTCTGATGGCCAGAATAATTGTAAGGCAACAAAGTATACAAAGGTGTTTAAGGATTTATGTCCGGCGGCTACTGCTGACAATTCTGAGCAGAACTCAAATATGTGCAGTGGAATTAGTCAGTATCTAGTTAGCTTTTGTGGGTGA
- the LOC126662105 gene encoding metalloendoproteinase 5-MMP-like: MYPSKIISLLSLLFLAIQVSIAQTQTHENSTSSPFDFLTKIQGSQKGQNVNGVKDLKKFLKKFGYLDSQSTSGLDSKTSNNNDDGNTDVFDEKTESAIKLYQKNFNLNQTGILDSATLSLMTRPRCGRSDKNIRLKNAEDTIKPDFKFYTRNEKWTKTTITYGFMNGTPKIGTYAIRVSLAKWAKVTKFTFQYTDNYDKADLKFSFQKRKHLDNDAFDGPGGVYAHAWAPPVGHVHFDSEEPWKLNAGLGSVDLYTIALHEIGHALGLEHSDVQSAVMWPYVGFGEIKDLGQDDIQGIKALYNLK, translated from the coding sequence ATGTATCCTTCAAAGATAATTTCATTGCTATCTCTTTTATTTCTTGCCATCCAAGTTTCAATAGCTCAAACTCAAACTCATGAAAATTCAACTAGTTCACCCTTTGATTTCCTAACAAAAATACAAGGATCTCAAAAGGGCCAAAATGTTAACGGCGTCAAAGATCTCAAAAAGTTCCTTAAGAAGTTCGGTTATCTCGATAGCCAGTCAACTAGCGGATTAGATTCAAAGACGAGTAATAACAATGATGATGGTAACACCGATGTTTTCGACGAAAAGACAGAATCCGCAATCAAATTGTATCAAAAGAATTTCAATCTCAACCAGACAGGAATTCTAGATTCCGCAACATTGTCTCTAATGACGAGGCCGCGATGTGGCAGGTCGGATAAAAACATACGACTGAAAAACGCGGAGGATACGATAAAACCCGATTTTAAATTCTACACAAGAAATGAAAAATGGACAAAAACAACAATAACCTATGGATTCATGAATGGAACACCAAAAATTGGAACATATGCAATAAGAGTTTCATTAGCAAAATGGGCAAAGGTGACAAAATTCACATTTCAATACACAGATAATTATGATAAAGCCGATTTGAAATTTagttttcaaaaaagaaaacattTAGACAATGATGCATTTGATGGTCCAGGTGGCGTTTATGCCCATGCATGGGCCCCACCTGTGGGCCATGTACATTTTGATAGTGAAGAGCCATGGAAATTAAATGCTGGTTTAGGTAGTGTTGATTTATACACAATTGCATTGCATGAAATTGGACATGCTTTAGGGCTTGAACATAGTGATGTGCAAAGTGCTGTTATGTGGCCTTATGTTGGTTTTGGTGAGATCAAGGATTTAGGTCAAGATGATATTCAAGGGATTAAAGCTTTGTATAATCTTAAATGA
- the LOC126662104 gene encoding metalloendoproteinase 1-like, whose product MLTPKLFPFITLIFLLVLSNFYQEVFSETNHHENSTISPFNFLNNLKGIKKGQNVKGLNDLKIYLKHFGYHSNNALDKNLNDNDNDNDDDIFDDETESAIKSYQKNFNLPMTGTLDPETLSLMSTPRCGMPDIKIQGNKNSSQIISKPDFKFYSGNPRFQKSRITYSFMNGTPRSGKLAIAMSLKSWGQVGHFTFVEIKDYANADIKFSYLKRNQNPDYIFDGPGGIVGLANPPPSAEVHLDSEEKYSLISHPNAINLYTVTLHEIGHALGLDHSTDKSAIMYPSIMYGQIKNLGQDDIQGIRKLYNI is encoded by the coding sequence aTGTTGACCCCAAAATTATTTCCCTTCATAACTCTCATTTTTCTCCTCGTTCTTTCCAACTTTTATCAAGAAGTTTTTTCTGAGACAAATCATCATGAAAATTCAACAATATCACCATTTAATTTCTTGAACAATTTGAAGGGAATTAAAAAAGGTCAAAATGTCAAAGGCCTTAATGACCTCAAAATATACCTTAAACATTTTGGCTATCATTCCAACAATGCCCTCGACAAGAACCTGAATGACAACGACAACGACAACGACGATGATATTTTCGACGACGAAACAGAATCCGCAATCAAATCATATCAAAAGAATTTCAATCTTCCGATGACCGGAACATTAGACCCCGAAACCCTATCGCTAATGAGTACGCCGAGATGCGGCATGCCGGATATCAAAATCCAAGGTAACAAAAATTCAAGCCAAATAATATCAAAACCTGATTTTAAATTCTATTCAGGAAATCCAAGATTTCAAAAATCAAGAATTACATATTCATTCATGAATGGTACACCAAGAAGTGGAAAATTAGCAATTGCAATGTCTTTAAAGAGTTGGGGACAAGTTGGTCATTTCACATTTgttgaaatcaaagattatgCAAATGCTGACATtaaatttagctatttaaaaagaaatcaaaatccAGATTATATTTTTGATGGTCCAGGTGGAATTGTTGGTCTAGCTAATCCACCACCTTCTGCAGAAGTTCATTTAGATAGTGAGGAAAAATATTCATTAATTTCTCATCCGAATGCGATAAATTTATATACTGTTACGTTGCATGAAATTGGCCATGCATTAGGGCTTGATCATAGTACGGATAAATCTGCTATTATGTATCCATCTATTATGTATGGTCAGATCAAGAATTTGGGTCAAGATGATATTCAAGGAATCAGAAAATTGTATAATAtctaa
- the LOC126662106 gene encoding putative F-box protein At3g25750: protein MNLDRQCSWSDLPIDIIASIIELLKARIDIIRVGSVCQSWRNSVAYYRSSAKGNVISPLELPVHDSLQKYCNYGIKIPKFLNFYVTITYIVKPTCKGTKSFLVEVDHHHLGQHKARLLRRVRRKFKKDIIFHRNEVVDSRNYHVSEVCKRHTLKHFSDRSSERMTSLFQKVIVYPDNDRTSKEDCVVFAITEGYLIYCKFGDWDWKKMNGKSWEFEDIIVYNGRVYAVDFQSRLWVICFSSSSDYFMNSVCDQLIGERLQRNYLVESCGDLYLLVSTVFHQEIKIYKLKDYKYWDLVPSINDRIFFIDDPDNSPYSSSFSISTKYYPNLNRSVYCTRT from the coding sequence ATGAATTTAGATAGGCAATGTAGTTGGTCTGATCTACCAATTGACATCATAGCTTCAATTATCGAACTTCTAAAAGCTCGAATCGACATTATTCGTGTCGGAAGCGTTTGTCAATCATGGCGAAACTCAGTAGCCTATTATCGTAGCAGTGCGAAGGGTAATGTTATTAGCCCTCTCGAGCTCCCTGTCCATGATTCTCTTCAAAAATACTGTAATTATGGAATCAAGATTCCTAAATTCTTGAACTTTTACGTAACGATTACCTATATTGTTAAACCAACTTGTAAAGGTACTAAAAGTTTCTTGGTTGAAGTTGATCATCATCACTTAGGGCAACACAAAGCACGCCTTTTACGCCGCGTCAGGCGAAAGTTCAAGAAGGATATTATTTTTCATCGTAATGAGGTGGTTGATTCAAGAAATTATCATGTATCGGAAGTATGCAAAAGACACACACTCAAACATTTTTCTGATCGGAGTTCTGAAAGAATGACTAGTTTGTTCCAGAAAGTGATTGTTTATCCGGATAACGATCGGACTAGTAAAGAAGACTGTGTGGTGTTTGCAATCACAGAAGGATATTTGATTTACTGTAAATTTGGAGATTGGGATTGGAAGAAGATGAACGGAAAAAGTTGGGAGTTCGAAGATATAATTGTTTATAACGGGCGAGTGTATGCTGTTGATTTCCAGAGTCGTCTTTGGGTTATTTGTTTTTCATCATCATCAGATTATTTTATGAACTCTGTATGTGATCAGTTAATCGGTGAGCGTTTACAGAGGAATTATTTGGTGGAGTCTTGTGGAGATCTTTATCTATTGGTATCAACGGTTTTTCATCaagaaatcaaaatttataaactgAAAGATTATAAATATTGGGATTTAGTACCAAGCATTAATGATCGGATTTTTTTCATTGATGATCCCGATAATTCTCCGTATAGTTCTTCATTCTCGATTTCAACCAAATATTATCCGAATCTAAATAGAAGTGTATATTGCACTCGAACATAG